The sequence CCGTCGCACTCAAATCAATCTCAAACACGGAGGTACCCATGTACACGACCGATCAATACGAAGGCATGACGGCGGAGACCGTCGACATCAAGGGCGCCAAGGGCGACAAGATCAACGCCTATTTCGCCAAGCCGCTGGGCGCCGGAAAATTTGCGGGAATGGTGGTCATTCACCACGCGCCGGGCTGGGACGAATGGTACCGTGAATGCGCCCGGAGGTTCGCGCACCACGGCTATCTCACGATCTCGCCCAATCTCTATTTCCGCGACGGCCACGGAACTCCGGAAGACGTCGGCGCCAAAGTGCGCGCGGCCGGCGGCGTCGCCGACGATCAGGTCCTCGGCGATCTCGAAGGGTCGATGCAGTTCCTCCGCGCGCAGCCGAACTTCAGCGGCAAGATCGGGATTTTCGGCACATGCTCCGGCGGCCGCCACGCGTTTCTCGCCGGCTGCCGTCTCAAAGGGCTCAGCGCGGTCGTGGAATGCTGGGGCGGACGCGTCGCGGCGTCGAAGGAAGAGCTTACGCCCAAGCAGCCGGTCGCGCCGATCGACCTCACCAAAGATCTTTCCGC is a genomic window of Candidatus Binatia bacterium containing:
- a CDS encoding dienelactone hydrolase family protein; translated protein: MYTTDQYEGMTAETVDIKGAKGDKINAYFAKPLGAGKFAGMVVIHHAPGWDEWYRECARRFAHHGYLTISPNLYFRDGHGTPEDVGAKVRAAGGVADDQVLGDLEGSMQFLRAQPNFSGKIGIFGTCSGGRHAFLAGCRLKGLSAVVECWGGRVAASKEELTPKQPVAPIDLTKDLSA